In Pangasianodon hypophthalmus isolate fPanHyp1 chromosome 5, fPanHyp1.pri, whole genome shotgun sequence, the DNA window AAACCATTGTCTCTCATTacttgataataataatgagcacTGCGTTTCGGAGTCCTTGGCCTATCTGGGTGTTTAAAATCCACATGGTGAAGTCCAAAGCCAACAGTGTAACCATTAAGCCACTCAAAAGAGTCCATTAGAGACCAAGCTGTATAACCCTTAAGTCGCACTCCATCCAAGTTGTGTGCTAGTAAAAGAAAACGCCAaggtttaaaaatttaattaattgtttgttGAATGTCTGTTACTTTCATGTATCAATAGATATGCAGTAATTATATAAATTGCAATATTAACACACCTTTAAGAGCCTCATCAATGTAGGTCTTGAGGAAAAATATTCTATCTGTGTCATCAACTGTTGTACCAGTATCTGTAGCCACTCCATTCTCAGTTATGTAAATTTCTGGGTCCCCATACTCTTCCTTTATCCAGTTTAGAAGTCTTCTTAGTCCCCAAGCTGCCGCTTTCAACTCTGTCATTGCAGTGGCTTGAGAGTCTGACACATCTTCTATAACAAGATCCTGATCATACTCATAGGACTTAGGGGAAAGTCTAGACGTTGCATGACGTGCCATTCTAGTAGTGTAGGCGTTAATGCAGAAGACATCAGCAGTGCCTTGGATATAAGCTTTCTCCTGCTCAGTAAAAGATGGCAACCTGGATTCAGATAAGCCTTGAATCTCACTCTTGTTACCCACCTGCCATTTCATGGCATCAGGATAGTCTCCATTTTTGAAAATGGGATGTGCAAACCATCCAAGCTGGAACTGGAGAGCTCGGTCAGCAGCCACCACCTCTCGAGGTACATTTACATCTAGAGGTTCAATCCAGTCAGCATTCAGACTAATGGAAACCAGACCATGTTGTGTTTTCCTGTATTTCGCATCATAGGTGTGGTAGGCTCTAGCATGAGCCTTTAAAAGGTTATGTGCTATCCTATAAGGAGCATCTGCAGGTTTCTTGATACTGGGGGGAAAAGCTCCCAATCCATAGCCTAACCAGGCAATTGTGTGGGGTTGGTTGAAGGTCATCCAAAACTTCACTCTGTCTCCAAATGTTTCAAAGCAGAAGTCACAGTAGTCATTGAATATGTCAATCATAGTGAGATTGTCCCAGCCATTGATGTCTTGAAGAGCTTGTGGAAGATCCCAGTGGTGGAGTGTCACCATTGGTGTGATATTATATGCAATTAGACCATTTATTAATTGGTTGTAATAGTCAACTCCCTTCTTGTTTAAGGAATCTCTGTAACCACTGGGAAATATTCTAGGCCAGGATAAAGAGAACCTATAAGTCTTTATTTTCAGGGCTCTCAACATGTACAGATCTTCCTCTATTTTATTATAGCTGTCACAAGCCACATCACCATTGTCATTGTTTTGAATGTTATTAGGTTTATGAGTAAAATTGTCCCACACACTAGGTCCCTTCCCGTCAGCATTCCAGCCACCTTCAATTTGATAGGATGAGGATGAAACACCCCATTGGAATCCTTCTGGAAATGTCCCATAGTGATAAAGCTTCTTCTGAAATCTGGATTGATGTGAGAACTTCTCCCAAACAACTTTTGATTTTGAAGGAACTTCAGATGGTGGAAGGCTAGGGCGCCATGAACTTTCAGTTCCTTTACCAGTGATTTGTCTAAAAGACTTTGCACTCATTTCTTTAAAACCATTTCTTTGAATCACCTGGGATAAGTAGTAAGCTGAAGCTTTTGGGGTTCTGGGTCTATTGGAATCCTCAAAGTTTACAAAATGGAGACCAAATCTTTGGCTATAGCCTTGAGGACCCTCAAATCCATCTATTAGGGACTGTACAGTGAATCTCTGCACCACAACACTGTCAAAGTGGATAGCTGTATTGACAAATTCAACAAATTAGTTCAGGTTGCTCAAAATAAGTTCACATAGTTGAACATACAGTTAACTACCAAAACACACCTCCACTAACAAGTAATTATTCAACAATAAAATTGTCTGGAACAtgctaaaacatttaattttttaagctGTAAATTTTGTGACCAAGGTTTTGGTACAAGGATAATATAATCAAGaaaatcctctttttttttgcttaatgcTTACTCAATTGTCCCACTGTAATTAGCTTAATGATTACCTTTCAATGCCTCATTGATGTATGCCTTAAGGAAGTCTATACGCTGCGTGTCATTGAGCAAATCACTGTTGTACTCGGTTGGCAATCCATTTCCAGTGATGTAAATGGGTACGTTGGTGACTGATATGTATTCTGTAGCAATATAGTTCAGTAAACGACGAAGACCCCATGGTACAGACTGAATTTGGCTTGATGCTGTGGTGGGCCAATTTGGGTCAATATGAGTCTCAATGTCCCCAACGCTATCTGGTCCAGGGACACAACTGCCTCTGCTTTCACTGACAAGGCGGGAAGTGTGGTGATTTAGCCCAAAAAAATCAGCTGTACCTCTGATCCTCTCTTTCTCAGCTCCTGTAAATATAGGGAGCCTGGCCACCTCCTTACCACATTCAGCTTTCTTCTTATCAATCTGATTCCTCAGCAAGGCTGGATAGTCTCCGTCTACAAAGATGGGGTGAGCAAACCATCCCAGCATGAAGTTCAGGTAGCGCTCTGCAGCCTCTACATCCTGAACACTGGCAGAATTTTTTGGTTCAGCCCAGTCTGAGTTCAGAGCAATGCCCACTCTTCCACCCTGCTTCATCCGATATTTATCATTGTAGACATGCCAGGCCTCTGCATGAGATTTTATCATGTTGTGTGTCacctaaaaacaaacaagtcttgatattttaaaatgttttcaacaACTACTTTTGTTGTGACAGATTGTCAAACCTACCTGGTAAGAAGCGACAATTGGGTCTTTGATAGATGGAGGATGTTCGCCTGTGCCATACCCAGAGTTGCTAACTACCCAGGGACTGCTGAAGGTGTTCCAGGTCTTCACTCGGTCACCATATCTGGAGAAGCAGAAATCAGCAAATTCCTTGAATGCCACCACAATTGATTCATTGGTCCAGCCACCATGGTCCTGCAGGGTTTGTGGCAGGTCCCAGTGATGTAAGGTGACTGTAGGCTCTATACCTGAATGAAGCAGTGTGTCAATCAACTTGTCATAATACAAAGCTCCTTTTTCAAGTAAGCTTTCTTTTCGACCTGTGGGGAAAATTCGGGCCCAAGAAATAGAGAACTGATAGTTAGAAGAGAGCATGCCCCTAAGCAGGTACACATCGTAGTCCACCTTGTGATAGCTGTCACAAGCAAGATCAGCAGTCTGGTTAGCAAAGACTTGGCCATCATGTCCAAAACGGTCCCAGACAGTCTCCCCTTTTCCATCTTCAGACCAACCACCTTCTACCTTGAATGACTCAGTGGAGATTGCCCATTGAAATCCATCTGGGAATGAGTCATTCAGGAAAAGATCCCTCTCAGATGTACTCTGAGTTTTGAATTTCTCCCACACCTTTTGGTAGGAAAATGCAGATTTACTTCTTTCCTTTTGGTCATCACTCTGCAAACTGTGCAATATAAATGTACACTTAGTGGTACATATAAGCAATATGAAATATGTTGCAAATATACTTCTTTCTTATACACACTGATCAATTATATATGGTCTCAAATTAACAAGTTGAGAGAGAattgtcacttttttaaatgtacttttctATGTTTACCTTGCATGTCTCTCATTGTGCTCTCCGAACAGGTCAGTAATATCACACCCCACAATGTGAAACTCTGggtattttaaaactgaaaaattgaaatttgtttttaatgtctctctcacatacatCTTCAAAGATCATGTCATAATTTTTGTGGAAaagaataattattaaatattatagacATGCTTTTCTGATGTTCTTACTTAAGAAAATAATGGCAAATCATCTGGATTAATATAAATCACCCATTGTGGCCTCAAGTGAGATGATGAATATTATAAAGCCTCAGACCTTTGGAAGAGCTTCTAGATAAGTAATCTGAACCCTCACCGTTTATAAGAtataaattatttgtaattGGTACATGATCTTATGGCTGCTATTGTTGATTACATAAAACATACAGGGACATTTACCTTCAAGGACACTACTGAGAGGTTGAAAACTGCTGTCAGCACATTGCTTTATGTTCATCTGATACATGAGAATGTGTTGTTGACCAATGGTTTCCTGAAACcatacaattcatttatttaacagaaaaaaaaaacactacaatatTCCACATATTATCTATCACATATTTAGGACTAGTTATTATACTGTaagatatatattattatattttattatttattcttcacTTTGATCCTACTAATCTTACTAAAAGTGCTAATAGTACTAAAAGAAATATTAgtataaatgtaacatttttgaaattatGAGGAATCATTGTGGTTATCTGCCAAGTGCAGTGTGAAACACCTGGATAATATACTGTTAACACTGTCATGAAGAATTGCACCTAAGGACGACCCTGAAAGGTGTTCAGAGATGACCACCACTCTCAAATGTGCATGATGAGTTGGTTCTTTGTTACTGCCCGAGACGCATCGAGATGCGTTCATGTTCATACTACAAATGTGATATGGCCATATCTGTCCCAGACCACCACCAAATGTGGTTTGACTGATCAGATCACAATGCTTCATTGAGATGCATTTGAccctgttcacacctgtacttagtGCTGTCAACTTGTGATCTGTTCACCCAGGAttcatgttaatgccaggtATGAACGGGGCCTCAGTCAGGTCACCTGGGGCTTCGGGGTGAATCACCAACTGAGGAGTCATCTGATCCTCAGAAGTGTTATGTTTTATGGAGGAAAGACACAGCTTCCCTTGTGTAAGAATCACAATGATCTATAGACGGGCTGGACACCTAACCCCTAATATGATATCTCTTCCTCATGGGCCTTATTTAGTGGAGTGCTGCTTGAGGACGCCTGTGCTGCTGTTATCTGGGTGTCACCATG includes these proteins:
- the LOC113525948 gene encoding lactase/phlorizin hydrolase, yielding MKDFTMKGSFLFLWLLNFYSTCSHGEQSPDFMILAGPLTNHFVKELKRNPLASQILPSGASGADDLFDCRDSLPTQSRDFFQYLQDRGVTHYKVPLSWLNILPTGDPSQPHEDTVTCYRTLMKLLTQSGIQPVIELHRSTLPEGLRIRYGGWENPDVGQLFKDYADFVLTKFADLADSYITFSYVHELKDLVQVQHALHLHSDVYTLYHNIFKGVHVSLGMSESDITNLYQIAPLDLKNIDFLSVHMEYNCKTTASLREALTRMQETIGQQHILMYQMNIKQCADSSFQPLSSVLEVLKYPEFHIVGCDITDLFGEHNERHASLQSDDQKERSKSAFSYQKVWEKFKTQSTSERDLFLNDSFPDGFQWAISTESFKVEGGWSEDGKGETVWDRFGHDGQVFANQTADLACDSYHKVDYDVYLLRGMLSSNYQFSISWARIFPTGRKESLLEKGALYYDKLIDTLLHSGIEPTVTLHHWDLPQTLQDHGGWTNESIVVAFKEFADFCFSRYGDRVKTWNTFSSPWVVSNSGYGTGEHPPSIKDPIVASYQVTHNMIKSHAEAWHVYNDKYRMKQGGRVGIALNSDWAEPKNSASVQDVEAAERYLNFMLGWFAHPIFVDGDYPALLRNQIDKKKAECGKEVARLPIFTGAEKERIRGTADFFGLNHHTSRLVSESRGSCVPGPDSVGDIETHIDPNWPTTASSQIQSVPWGLRRLLNYIATEYISVTNVPIYITGNGLPTEYNSDLLNDTQRIDFLKAYINEALKAIHFDSVVVQRFTVQSLIDGFEGPQGYSQRFGLHFVNFEDSNRPRTPKASAYYLSQVIQRNGFKEMSAKSFRQITGKGTESSWRPSLPPSEVPSKSKVVWEKFSHQSRFQKKLYHYGTFPEGFQWGVSSSSYQIEGGWNADGKGPSVWDNFTHKPNNIQNNDNGDVACDSYNKIEEDLYMLRALKIKTYRFSLSWPRIFPSGYRDSLNKKGVDYYNQLINGLIAYNITPMVTLHHWDLPQALQDINGWDNLTMIDIFNDYCDFCFETFGDRVKFWMTFNQPHTIAWLGYGLGAFPPSIKKPADAPYRIAHNLLKAHARAYHTYDAKYRKTQHGLVSISLNADWIEPLDVNVPREVVAADRALQFQLGWFAHPIFKNGDYPDAMKWQVGNKSEIQGLSESRLPSFTEQEKAYIQGTADVFCINAYTTRMARHATSRLSPKSYEYDQDLVIEDVSDSQATAMTELKAAAWGLRRLLNWIKEEYGDPEIYITENGVATDTGTTVDDTDRIFFLKTYIDEALKAHNLDGVRLKGYTAWSLMDSFEWLNGYTVGFGLHHVDFKHPDRPRTPKRSAHYYYQVMRDNGFPLPNEEKPLYGHFREGFAWSVATASYQIEGGWRADGKGLSIWDTFAHTPLRVGNDDTGDIACDSYNKITEDVEALKKLKVNHYRFSISWPRILPDGTTRKINEAGLNYYHRLVDALLAVNIKPQVTLYHWDLPQALQNVGGWENDTIVTRFRDYADVVYSSLGDKVKFWITINEPYNVANIGHGYGTAAPGISFRPGTAPYIVAHNLLKAHAEAWHLYNDKYRAKQGGIVGITINSDWAEPRNPYKQEDYDAAMRVVEFQIGWFAHPVFNGDYNDVMKNRIRERSLGAGLSKSRLPEFTPEEVKRIKGTYDYFGFNHYTTVLAFNLDYKNLQHYDADRGVGTIHDRSWLDSGSSWLKVTPAGFRTILNFIKEQYGNPPIYITENGISERGDMNLNDLHRIHYYENYINQALKAYLLDGVDIRGYTAWTLMDNLEWATGFAEKFGLFYVNHSDPSLPRIAKKSATHYATIINCNGFPDPSEGAHECQNLGPEGTSSPPTLSSSPDEAMGVNFLGLEVSAPDAEVALYVLLSLTLAGVITAALMTYQFIKSKKQTKDSILENISLKQKF